ACTCCTCTGAAAGTTAAGATCTTTGTGTGGCAAGCGGTGTTGGGAAAACTAAATACTGGGGATACTTTACAGAGACGTTGTCCCTATTTGTGCATGAGCCCTCACTGGTGTGCTCTATGTAATATGGCAGGGGACAGCGTGAACCATCTCCTTCTTCATTGCCCTTTCTCCCTAAAGTTGTGGGAAACATTATTGCAAGAAGTTAATACGGTGTGGGTAATACCAGAAGGCTGCTTTGAACTTTTTTCCATCAGAATTGATGCTTTGGGAAGGGGAAAGAAGGCAAAAGTTCTCTGGGGTAGTCTGATGCAGGCAGTGGTTTGGAACCTATGGCTGGAACGTAACAGGAGAATTTTTGAGGATTATAAGGGAGTGGGAGTGGCAGAGTTATGGGATAGagtgaagttttgggctgcccTTTGGGCATCAACTTCCCCTGCCTTTAAGGATGTACCCTATCCTTCAATTATGCGCAATCTGCTAGCTGTAGTATCATAAGGGGCTGTTTTATGTTTGGTTGGCTAGTTAGGTGTTGAGTGGCCTTGTGTCTTTTTCGTCGGCTAGTGTTTTCGTTTATCTACAGTCTAAATGTCTTGTTTTGATCCTtacaatttgaataaaaatgtttctattcaaaaaaaaaaaaaataattaaaattaaattcaatagggccagctgtcattttttgggtttgtttatataaattaaatggtgtgGGGTTTATCTATAtctttagtgctaagaatgggtatatgactaaatgtCTCTAATTTTCTTAAGCTGATTATCATATTAACTAGTACAGGAATATATGGCAACTCAGGAATGCTTCCTCCTCTTCACGTTGTTGGAAGGTTGCATCATTTATTCACAATCTGGAATGTTGCATATTCAAACGAACTCATGTCTTTGTCACGTCCAACATGGGTGTTTTATATGCTTATAAGATGTTTCTCAAATTTGCATCTGTTCTTCTTACCTGTTCTGCTGTCCATGTTGATATCTCAAAATCTATCATTATAAAAGCGTTCTTCTATGTTGGGTCGTTTTCTGTACTCTATGTTTGGATGTGTTTGTAAGAAGGTCCTCCAGCTTTGTTACGGCCTAAAGTTttacttctttaattttaatggATTGCGTTCTTATTCatgcttgttttgtttttgattcCTTCTCAATTTGTCACAGCATCTCGTGAGAAATGTTACAAGCAGATTCAAGCTGCCATAGCAAAGTTCCGCGAAATTAAGGACAACATAAACGAGGGGTTAAAGTTTTATGTTACTCTCCAGGTAATTTTCAACAGTGTGCTGTGCACTTTATAGCTATTCGAGCACACTATTTTTGTAGTTATGGTTTGATCTCTTCTGGTGTCTTATTTGAGAGCATGCTATCATCTTCACATGATTGTATTTGAGAATTGTCTCTCTGACTTCATGTTCCGATGTTGTGCAAAAAGAGTCTCATTATCTGAGGCACGATAAGCGTTGGTGGGTggttaatttgatttttctgttttcaacAGGATGCAATAACGAATGTAAAGCAGCAGTGCAGTGATTTTGTGATGACTAGAAACATCCAGTGCCAGGAAATGATTGAAGATGTGCACAAACAAATGGCAGGCCTCAATTTCCAAGATGCTAAAAGCACAGGCGCGTACAACAACAGCTATCCTTCTGTCGGACATCAAGCTCAGAGACCTGTTTCACAACAGCAAACAGATCCTCGTCCTCAAACACCATACTACCATCCTCCTGAGCAGCCAGCAATGGCTGGGTATGCTCACCCTCCCCCGTATAGCTCAACGCAGCAGATGCCTTCTCCTTACGTTCTGCCACCTCAAACTGGTAGTCCATATGCACCTTCTCAAGCTGGTAGTCCGTACCCACCTCCTCAAGCCGGTAGTCCATACCCACCTCCACAGGCCCAGCAACAGCCACCTGCAAACCATGACTATGGTCAACCTGCTTATCCGGGGTGGCGAGGTCCATACTACAATTCCCATGCACAACAAACGGGATCTCATCCTCGACCTCCTTACACCATTCCAGGTCAATACCGTCCTCCTCAACAGGGTGGCTACTATAAGCAACAATAGTGTAGGCGCCCATACCATGCGCCATATAATCTGATTGTTTATGAAGTGTTGTTAATTTTGCCGTTTGGATGATTTCCCGGTAGAATGAAGATGCAGTCATCTGAGATTGTATAGTCTATATAAGTCTGGAATATTTCGGGGTGACTGACTGGTGGTTTGCTTGATGCCTTCATGTGAAGTGCATGTCTCTCGTTCAGACATTTTTCAGTGTATAGCTTGAgcatttttaaatacatgttgTAGACGTATAGAAATAATGAATTCAGGTATTTGAACTATTATGGCCagattttatcattttatcaAGAAATACAGTCAGTTTTGTGGATTTCTGAAAGCATGACATGAAATCATATTCTAGTATTAAAAATATGCAAGGTTGGAGGCAGGGGATTATTGTGAAAACGACTCAATTGCCCCCACGCCATATATAAGGTTGGAGGCGAATGCGAAACCCTTCTTCTGGTTCTGGGTTCATGCCGCCTGCAATCTTGGCGCATGGATTCAACACTTGAAATTTGTACCTAGTAACGAGGCAATGCAAGAAACAGAGAAGCTGGAGTCTCGCGTATTCTTTTCCAGGACAAATTCGAGGACCGCTGCCAAATGGGAAGTTAAGAGTAAGCCTGTGGAGCTTTTCCATTCTCAAATCTGCTCGGGTCAAACACTTCCGGTGCACCGAAATTCTCGGGGTTTTTGTTTGTGGTGCTTGCGGACCAATACACCTTCTACCCTTGTGGAATTGCATAGCCTTCATAGGTGAAGTCAGTAATGACCTCTCTGAATGTTCCTTGAAGAGGTGGTACCAGCCTCATCACTTCAAGTGCCACGCTCCATGAATATTTCATCTTCTTTATGTCATCCCAATTAAGTGTCTCCCCATATTCTTTTGACCTTGCAATCTCCAATTGTTCTGCAGGGTTAATTCCAAATCTTtagtaattaatgaattaatttaaGTTATCAATAAGGAGACTttacttaataaaatataaataccTGTTTGGACTTTGTCACAAATGTCAGGTCCTTCACCAAGATATTTGACAAGGAAACTTGTAGCCATGGAAGGCGAGTGAAATCCACCCATCATCAAGCCCATAACTTTATCAGTAACTTCATTCTCTGGCATGAACCCCCCAGTGGGATCCGGATTAAACAGCAAATGAGACATGATGTCATTTATTTTGATCTCATTGGCACCACTGGACATAGCTGCTTTCTTCTCCTTAATCAGCAGCATAACCTCCTTCCTCATCGCATTCGCGGCTTTCATTGCCCGATAAAACGCGGTTCCTGCAACATTCAGAGGAGTAGTATGCGGCCCTGAAGTGATGACATTGGTCAATCTGGTAAGCTTTGCACTGCGCTCTTGTTTGTCTTGGAGTCCAGTAAAGAAGCGAGATGATAGAGTCATCACAAGTAGCTGAGCCAGGTGATACACCTCAACTCTGCTTTTGCCGTCCCAGTGAAGCTTCAAATGTTCCTGAACCATACAATCCATACTCACTGCGTTTCGAACCACAGCTTCAGTTTTGAGAAAACCCGGTGAAGTTCTGATATGAACAGCTTCTGCTCGTGATGTGGGAGCCGAAGCAACTTTTTGATAGGAAGAGCTTCTGCATGGACTGTGGTTTCCATGACAGAAACAGCTTTTCCTCTTTGGAAGAGATGAATTTGTGACCGGCATTGCCACAAGACACCACAGTTGGCTCCCCCAATATGTTGGTTTTGAAGAGTTTCGGAGGGTGCTTTTACATTCTGTACCCTACAAACTTTTCCTGCGTCTGGTTAAGGAAGGCAAAGGTTTCACCGATAATTGGCCATCCAAAACTTCCTGGAGGAAGATTGGCTTTGGAAGAAGCATTGGataatttgaacttgaaagCATGAAAAATGAGAGCCACGATGAATAACGTGGGAACGATTATAGATAAAGGAAGGAGGATATTCTCCATGGTTGATGTGATTATAACTCGAGATCAAGTTTATCCAGTAGCAAATTAAAcctaaacaaatatattaatcatgcagagatgagagagatgCATTGCAAGGCTTGTCAACTTGTCAAGCTTACTTCTTTCGATATACAATCGCAAACCTTAGATGAGTCCCTCACTACAGAATTCTACATGAGCACTTTTAGTTTTGATTTGGATTGCAGTGTTTGTTTCTATATTTGGGCTTCAGTTTTTGGGCCTAGACTTAAGTGCCCGTTTGTCCTTTGGGCCTATCTTGTTTCTTCTGcctaaacaaacaaaaaaacatttttctGGTTCGATTATTGTTGGTATAATGCCCGTGGGCCGTGCCAGAGAGCAAAAATCTTAAGCCACACAAGGTGAACTCAtttatttctaaaaacaccCAATAACATCAAATCTTAGGCATTGCCATTCCCATTGCGCTTGAGAATTACAAGCAGCACCTGAAGTGTCGGCATATCTGTGTCCAGAAGAAGAACTGAAGGCTTTGCGGCTTTGATGAAGCACTGCTCAAACAGTTCCTCAGTGACATTACTTCCAAAATGTTTCCCAATGATTCCCTCAAACACAGCCTTTATGCCTGAAATATACTGTTTAGGCTCAGTCTTCATCTTTGGGTGGCTTATTGCCTCCATTTTCTCTATCCTAaactctctgtttctctctatGATCCTAaactctctgtttctctctatGATTGCCTTCAACTCTTCAAGTGATGGAAAATATACAGGCAAGTTGAAACAGTCCACTTTCTCCTTGCTCACCAATCCCTGCATGCAGAACACGGCCACcaattagaaattaaatatttcaaaatacaaatacatctTTTGTGTCTTTATGAAAATGACAATGAACGCAAATGTTGGTTTGGTCAGTTCATCTTGGCAATGAGTCCACGCCCTCTTAGACCTAAGTTCGAATTTCTTCtctctaaattaaattaatttagagtaattaaaccatcacttgtattaaaaaaagaaaatgacaatgAACTGATTAATTACCATGTTGGCCATGCCCATCAGGGTTGATCCCAAAAGTTCAAACTCCAAAGCACTACTGGTTTCAGAGAACAAAATTCCAACAGGCAGACCTGGTATAACTAGTGCCATCAGCCCTCCACCCACAAGTTCATTTGCTCTTGCTTGCAAAAACAACCCCATATCATTAGCAAATTGACAAGAATAAGCCTCTGTAACTTCTCTGCTGCTGTAGAGAATCTTCCCTGCATTCCATGCAGAGGAGGTTCTTTCGGCGACCGGTTTCGGCACTTGTGAAAGCCAATTGAGTGCACAAGATGAGTGTACAAAATGAAGGGAAGCCTTGGGAAACAAGGGACCGTGAAAAGAACCAGGCACCCCAGCTGCAAAGTAGGGTCTTTGGCTTTGGGGTGGGAGTGATTTAAACAGAGTGTTGAAATCATTGGAGACTAGATCACTGAAGAACACCTGAAATTCTGGGAATGTTTGGGAATTTTGTGACCCTAATTTGGGTTGAACAGCTTCTAGTATGGTCTGCACTGCAAGAAATGTATTGGGTCCAGTAGCACAGCCTAAGTCTGCAATACGAAATGTGTTTAAAGAATCGGAAGCAATTAGTTGTTTGATGTCAAGCTTCTCAGCTATTTCCTCTTTGATCATTTCTTGAGCAGCTTCCAAAGCTCCTCTCTGTTGTAAAAACCAGGACATTGATTAACatcttgaaaaataaaataaaataaaataaaagaaaaggaaaaaaacctGATAGGAGGAGTTCTGGGTGTAGCTTTGTGGTCCAGTTCCTTCATTCACTGCATCCATCTCTCTCTAGCTCTCTACAGTATGACTATGGTTATGGTGATGGGGATCTGTTATGTGGTAGCAGTAGATATTGAATCTCTTTCTTATAACTTTTTTAGTTTATACTTTCAGACTTCTTCCTTACACATACCGAGTGCTTTTGAAAACATCCAAAACTTTGTGTTTATTTAGAACTTGAAACTAACGCACTTATCATCATAAAGGACACCTGGAACGCATGTGAGGTCGACCATGCCATGCGGTCCATCCAACTGCTAGCCAATCAGTGAAGAAAGATAAATGTAATTGAAGAAAGAAGCCAAGGTTTTATTTTCTCACTCatctcatttttaaaattttaaatacaaatttatctttttataaaataacttCTAATGactcagaaaaaaaaaacctcaaattTTCCTGCATTTCTCAGACATGTCggcttttaattattttttatattttatatttctaaaCTGGGGTTAGCAGTGTCGTTATCTTtttgtctctctcttcccctttCCTCGCTCTCATCTTCTCATCACAAACAAACACCAAAGACATGattctttcttcctttaaaCTTTCTGGGTTTCTGGGTTGCTTGCTCCTCTGTCTATCTTTCCTTTAACACACCTCCCAGATCatgaaaacaaatgaaaatttcaagaaTTTCAAGGAACATAAGAATGGGGAGTGTCGAGGGTGGGGTTTCGATGTTAAAGTTTTAATTTTCCATTGCAGGTGCGATGAGTTCTTGTCAATGCTCACAAGAATTGGGTTAAACTCTGAATTtggtccttttctttttctatgtGCAAGTGTTGCAATTAATTGGAAACAATACCAATATATTGTCTCCAATTGCAGCCTACACATATGGATCATATCATGATGGGATTTGAGAATtccaaacaagttttaaattgGAGAattggagcctttgattggGATGGTGGAACAACATTgaggtttgttgttgtgaaatTATTGTAAGCGCACAATTTGCACAAGTAATATAGAGATAAGTGAAGTGTAGTTCCTACGAAGAGTGTAATTTCCTTTTAAGTACCAATTATGATTCAttcataaatttatttgaacaaTTGATTATGAAAATGATTGATTTCttaaactaaattaaaacaaatatgaaaaatagcaATTTAATTAACAGTGGAAAATCAAGTTGATTAGATACTAGAGCATCTGATTTCACCATAACCAATTCCACTTAATTCTTATAGCCAATTAACCCTAATTACTACCCATGTTGACAGTTGGTTTCTCATAATTCATTTGATATCCGCTCTCGGACTCAACTAAAAGTATTCTTAATTAACAATCCATTCTCTCATGAGCAACGGATTTAGAAAATCAAGAACTCATTAAATTCTATGAGAACCTGCAAGAAAACTGTACGAGTCATGTTAGTCCCTCTCGGGCACTCATTCAATACATGGTATTTTTTATGagaagcaaacaccaaacatctCCTCTCAGTCTCCGTTTGGATCATTAATGCATTAAGAACAGTAACAAATAATCAACATGGAATAATAATCAGAAATTAATATAACCataaaaattaagtattcAAGGTTAGGCTACATCGTAGCCCTAGTAAGGAAAATTAGTtcatgacaaaagaaaagaaaaacaaaataattgttGTCATGAAACCAATTTGGCCGATGAGCTTGATCTTCAGATTCTCCACAGCAACGCCTTCGTAAGCTCCAAAAGCACTGCAACAGCAAACAATTGGCTCACTCTTTGATATATTTATGGGTGTAGTAAAATATGGTGAAAAGTATATGGTAGAAAAGATGGTCCCGGCTCTTAAGTTAAAGCTTTGTATTTATAAGCCAAGGAAATCCTCCAGAAATAAGGAAAGACACTATATAATTAGGAAGTAGAGGAATAATAGGAATATTGAGAAAGCCAAAACCCACTtcgataaaagaaaaaaggtgcGGCTGTTATTTGGAAATAATTAACTCCAACTCAAAAAAGGAATTAGGAAATTGAGCTTGGgtagaaaaaaataagaaaataggACTACGGTTTAAGTGGATCTTGGCAAGACTAGATAGGCCCAGGTGACATTAATTCAATTCCAGCCCATTATAATCTACAAGTTTCTCCGTAAGTCAGCGACGCTTGATAGACCATAAGCACCACAAGTAGGCAAATACATGAGATCGTTTAGGCAAGGTTTGTGTGCTTCAACAAATTCATCAAAGAATTCTTCTTCATAACCCATTGTAATACAAAGATACTAACCATTTTCCTTTATCATTGAATCAACCcaataaattgaataaaagaagtCAATACCACCACCTCCAtgtatgtatgcattttgCTTGCTCATCAGCAAAAATCGATAGGTTTTGACATTTGATCTCGACAGCTGCACAGCTAACAACTACATACGAATTCAGCTCCAAAAAATGATGGTAACTTTTCTAACTCAAACTCTCTGGCGTTGGTCATTGATTTGAGA
The window above is part of the Prunus dulcis chromosome 1, ALMONDv2, whole genome shotgun sequence genome. Proteins encoded here:
- the LOC117617563 gene encoding loganic acid O-methyltransferase-like — translated: MDAVNEGTGPQSYTQNSSYQRGALEAAQEMIKEEIAEKLDIKQLIASDSLNTFRIADLGCATGPNTFLAVQTILEAVQPKLGSQNSQTFPEFQVFFSDLVSNDFNTLFKSLPPQSQRPYFAAGVPGSFHGPLFPKASLHFVHSSCALNWLSQVPKPVAERTSSAWNAGKILYSSREVTEAYSCQFANDMGLFLQARANELVGGGLMALVIPGLPVGILFSETSSALEFELLGSTLMGMANMGLVSKEKVDCFNLPVYFPSLEELKAIIERNREFRIIERNREFRIEKMEAISHPKMKTEPKQYISGIKAVFEGIIGKHFGSNVTEELFEQCFIKAAKPSVLLLDTDMPTLQVLLVILKRNGNGNA